In Sceloporus undulatus isolate JIND9_A2432 ecotype Alabama chromosome 7, SceUnd_v1.1, whole genome shotgun sequence, one DNA window encodes the following:
- the LOC121936589 gene encoding lipocalin-like: MQSGLLAFWGLALVSLVQAQAQVPVQADFQQGQFLGRWFSVGFASNSRWFQEKKSSMKMCSTEVTPTSDGDLEVISTYPKGDKCETRKSLFVRTEEPGRFSYTSSYSGTTSDVRVVETNYHEYALLFAQKVKDGQTSTWVTLYGRSKELRPELLEKFTRLALEQGLTRENILLLPRTDLCIQDSV; this comes from the exons ATGCAGAGCGGCCTCCTGGCCTTCTGGGGCCTCGCCCTCGTCTCCTTGGTCCAGGCCCAGGCCCAGGTTCCAGTCCAAGCCGACTTCCAGCAAGGACAG tTCTTGGGGCGATGGTTCAGCGTTGGCTTTGCCTCCAATTCCCGCTGGTTCCAGGAGAAGAAGTCCTCCATGAAGATGTGCTCCACGGAAGTCACTCCGACAAGCGACGGAGACCTGGAGGTCATCTCCACTTACCCAAA GGGAGACAAATGCGAGACGAGGAAAAGCCTCTTCGTCCGGACGGAGGAACCGGGGCGCTTCAGCTACACAAGTTCTT ATTCGGGAACCACTTCGGACGTTCGCGTGGTGGAGACCAACTACCATGAGTACGCCTTGCTCTTTGCCCAGAAGGTCAAGGATGGTCAGACATCCACCTGGGTGACCCTCTATG GGAGAAGCAAGGAGCTGAGACCAGAGCTGCTGGAGAAGTTCACCCGACTGGCTTTGGAGCAGGGCTTGACCCGGGagaacatcctcctccttcccaggacAG ACCTCTGCATACAGGATTCGGTGTAG
- the LOC121936436 gene encoding extracellular fatty acid-binding protein-like, with product MKVWLMGLGLALLCAVHAEEEEANSINYEEAQGFWHILGVATNCKKILKHKDDMKVVQALLTKLDDGSLKTTSAINLPDGGCKKIEMIFRKGEDGKLYHECDWGKKTIDRAVTDYDSYAIISITMQKKDKEPKKLLTLFALDNSAADLYHPLY from the exons ATGAAGGTCTGGTTGATGGGACTGGGGCTCGCCCTTCTCTGCGCGGTCcacgccgaggaagaggaggccaaCAGTATCAACTATGAGGAG GCTCAGGGCTTCTGGCATATTTTGGGCGTTGCGACCAACTGCAAGAAGATCCTGAAGCACAAGGACGACATGAAGGTGGTCCAGGCGCTTCTGACGAAGCTGGACGATGGCAGCCTCAAAACGACCTCCGCCATCAATCT GCCCGACGGCGGTTGCAAGAAAATCGAGATGATCTTCCGGAAGGGAGAAGATGGAAAACTCTACCATGAATGCG ATTGGGGCAAGAAAACCATAGACAGAGCGGTCACCGATTATGACAGCTATGCCATTATCTCCATAACAATGCAGAAGAAGGACAAGGAGCCCAAAAAGCTCCTGACGCTTTTTG CTTTGGACAACTCTGCTGCTGACCTCTATCATCCCCTTTATTAG
- the LOC121936435 gene encoding uncharacterized protein LOC121936435, translating to MKVWLLMGMMVFLCTIRAAAYDTDHCNPEQVVGDWHILAFATDCKVLMKYLDNMEMMVASIDRQEDGHFKITSSVPTPFGCLKMEEVLIQNEDGTIVHKSVLTCRKFGMVSLFFLLLLFLFSSALGEESVAVTHTDCETYNIVTISRAKDQQNGSKYITLYARERQVPEEIEKMFRDYVHDLGFQDENMRFFEKEVNCIKE from the exons ATGAAGGTCTGGTTGTTGATGGGGATGATGGTCTTTCTTTGCACCATCCGAGCCGCGGCTTATGATACAGACCATTGCAACCCAGAACAG GTAGTAGGGGACTGGCACATCCTGGCCTTTGCCACGGACTGCAAGGTGCTGATGAAGTACCTGGACAACATGGAGATGATGGTGGCCAGCATTGACCGCCAGGAGGACGGCCATTTCAAGATCACCTCCTCCGTCCCGAC ACCCTTTGGCTGTCTGAAAATGGAAGAGGTCCTCATCCAAAATGAAGACGGGACCATCGTCCACAAATCTG TTTTGACGTGCCGTAAATTTGGGATggtttccctcttctttttgttgttgttgttcttgttttcttcAGCTTTAGGAGAGGAAAGTGTGGCCGTGACGCACACCGATTGCGAGACATACAACATTGTCACCATCTCTAGGGCCAAGGACCAGCAGAACGGCAGCAAATACATTACTCTTTATG CCAGGGAGCGCCAGGTTCCAGAAGAGATTGAGAAGATGTTCAGAGACTACGTCCATGATCTGGGCTTCCAGGATGAAAACATGAGGTTCTTCGAAAAGGAAG TGAATTGCATTAAGGAGTAG
- the LOC121936592 gene encoding lipocalin-15-like produces MAVPLVSLGMALLWALCAQAKVAVQPDFDLEKFSGTWHVMAGASDCAIFQSMKDIMTTSAAIIQPLPNGDMQFQTGYPLPEECKKIEMHFKKTEQPGRFTNDEHGKKDLRVMETDYVSFAVLYVWKEAEGEPSSSTVQLLTRTPEVTPEMVERFKVHYHSVGLPDDMMVMLPKSDVCFKALSG; encoded by the exons ATGGCCGTCCCACTGGTCAGCCTTGGCATGGCTCTGCTTTGGGCGCTTTGTGCTCAGGCCAAGGTCGCGGTGCAACCAGATTTCGACCTTGAGAAG TTTTCAGGGACCTGGCATGTGATGGCGGGGGCCTCCGACTGCGCCATCTTCCAGAGCATGAAGGACATCATGACCACCTCCGCCGCCATCATCCAACCCCTTCCCAACGGAGACATGCAATTCCAGACCGGATATCCTCT ACCTGAAGAATGCAAGAAAATAGAGATGCATTTTAAGAAGACGGAGCAGCCGGGACGCTTCACAAACGACG AGCATGGCAAGAAAGACCTTCGCGTGATGGAGACGGACTACGTATCTTTTGCCGTCCTTTACGTCTGGAAGGAGGCCGAAGGGGAGCCCAGCAGCTCCACCGTCCAGCTGCTCA CCCGAACTCCAGAAGTGACTCCGGAGATGGTGGAGAGGTTCAAGGTGCATTATCACAGCGTTGGGCTCCCCGATGACATGATGGTCATGCTCCCCAAATCTG ATGTATGTTTCAAGGCTCTCAG tggCTGA